The window tttttcatcagtcCTGGAACATTCatagccattattttttaaaatattgcttttggTTCATTGGCTCTACTTTCTCCTTTTGAAACTCTAATTAGACATGTTGGTCCATTACATTATATTTTCCACATGCTGCTTTATACTTTCCATCTCCTTATCTCTCTTTACTACATTCTGGATATATCTTCCATATTTTCTAGTTCACTAATTTTCCAGTTGCTCTAGCATCATTATTGAAAAGACCATTTTTTCCCAATGCTCCAAAGTCCCATCTTTTTCATAAATCAAGTATCCATATGCCATAATCAAATGTCTGTTTCTGGGACTTGTATATATTCTACTGATCTACTTGTatattctatcttttttttttttttggctgtgttgggtcttcttgctGCACAcggggcttctctagttgcggtgcacgggcttctcattgtagtggcttctcttattgtggagcatgggctctaggtgcgcaggcttcagtagttgttgcacatgggctcagtagctatggctcgcaggctctagagtgcaggcttagtagttgcagcgcctgggcttagttgctccatggcatgtgggatcttcccagaccagggattgaactcgtgtcccctgcattggcatgcggattcttaacaactgagccaccagggaggtccttaCTTGTATATCTTGTACCAATACCATATCaccttaattactgtagcttcataatAAGGCTTGATATCCAACACGCAATTTCTCCCACCTGCATTTCCTTCTTTAAGAGTATCATGACTATTCTTGGCCCTCTGTCCAAGTACTTttaagaatcagcttgtcaagttcCACAAAAAGAAAGTTAGGATTTTGATTAGAATTTTATTcaatttatagatcaatttgaaaaaaaacactccatttatttaggttttgtcCAATTTATCTCATCACATTTTGTAGTTACATTAAGCAGTATTTTTTATGTAGAAGTCTTacacattttgttagatttattcctatgtaCTTGATATTTATGGATCATAAATGATACCTCTTTAAACTTTCATTTCTAACTCCTTTTTGTTGGCAtaagaaacgaaattgatttttgtatgttgagctTGTATTCATCAACATTACTTAATGTTCTTATCAATTCTAATAATTTATCTGTAGATGATCTTGGATTTTCTAcgtatataattatatgtaactaatgacttttatttcttcttttataatcactatacattttttctttgccTCATGACACTGGCTAAgatctccagtacaatgttgaatagaagtgatgataGAGGGCAACATTTTCTTGCTTCCAACATCAAAGGGAAGTTTTTACTGTTTCAGCACTAGGTACGACATTTATTGTAGATTTTTTATTGACACTGTTTAGCAGATTAAGGAAATTCTCAtgtattcctagtttgctaaaagttttctttaaagttaTGAAAAATGTTGCAATTTATCAAGTGCTttggcatctattgaaatgataatatggtttttatcttttaatatcttaatgtggtaaaataaattttctcaTGTTAAAATCAAACCTTGTATTTCTGGGACAAAGGCAAATTAATCACGAACTATTCATCTTCTTATATatgctagtttttaaaatatatagaacagTTTTATAATGTGtagaatttttgcatttttgcCTTGAGTAaaattgacctgtaattttcttattcATATTGTCTTCCTTAGGTATTGATATCAAGGTTAGTCTCATAAAACATGTTGAAAACTGTTCCcctctttttctgttctcttgGAGAGTTTATGAAATATTGAAACCATACCAGTTTAATATAAAGTATTTAGGAGGGAGACTAaggtggcagagtaggaggacatgaAGCTCACcttccccacaaacacatcaaaaatacacctacataTGGACcaattctcacagaaaaccaactgaaaactggcagaagatctcCTATACAATCAGAGCTGCAATAAAGATCTCCACGTAACTGGGTAGGCCCAAAAATAGAATGGGCATCCAGTGGAGACTGGTGCCCCTGGGACAGATCTGTAAGGAAGAAAAGGTCCACATGAGTGGACTCTCGCCCTGGGGAGCCCTCTTGCCTGCTGGGAAATCTGCTGAGACAGACAGAAGGGCTGGAGAAGCCTAGACTCTGCTCACGAGGAGTGCCCGCATGCTGGTGTGCTAACAATCAAGGAGGAGAGAAACTTGCTCTGGTGGCTACCAACTTGCTGCATTTCCCAATCCAAAGAGGTGAATACCCTGGCCCCATTCACTCCACACCACAGGCTGGTGTGAGATCAGGGCAAAGATTCAGTCTAGCTACACAGAGACAGACTGAGGCACCTGAAATGTGATCTGGGCAGAACTGCAGAGACCATTGTCAGCACACACTTGAGGGCTGTGGGTCAAACTGGGACGACATTGTCAGCTTGTGCACCAGGTGGTGCCAAGAACATGCAGCAGCTAAGCACTTAATCTTGGGCAGACAGGTCCTGGGAGAAGACTCCCACAGAGGCAGTCCAGATCCCAGGAGGCAGCACAGCCACCTCAATTCCTGCAGCCACAACACCCTGACCCCAGCCCCAGGCTATTTCACACCACAGCCTTGCACTAGATTTGGGATGAACACAACAGAGAAAGGGATGCGATCTTGGGCTGCTTCTGAGTGGAAATGCAGATGCCTACACAGGCAGCACACAGGTCTGCTGTGACAGCATGGGCCTCACTTGCTTCAGCAATCATCTCCTTTGGTGCAAGGCATGCACCCAAGGGCAACGGAGCCTGATCAAAcccaaccctcagggcttctactccaaAAACTGGGGAGCAGATCCCACCCCCAGtagggcagtgacaaccacagagcaaagaggaagcCCCACTTCACATCCAGTACAGCCTCTAGACACCACAACATCAATCATAACCCCttatcaaggggataacagccagcaTACTCTGAGGAAAGACGTGGCTGTTACGTATACCAAAACCAATCCTTGCACCAAAAATATTGGAAACACACAGTCTTCACAGGGATGACCCCACATaaaaacaccccttcaagaccacggtagataactgtttctcctaaattcatagagacatagaaagttaagtaaaatgaaaaagcagaggaactactTTTAATCAAAAGAACAAGAGAAGTCCcctgaaataaaaaaacaatggaACAGACCTCACTAGTCTACCAGaccctgagttcaaaaaggagataataaaaatgctaaagtaattaagaaagattatcgataaaaatgcagatcactgtaacaaggaactagaaactagaaAGATGAATCAATCAAAATTAGACAATTCAATTGCCGAGATAAAAACTAAcctagaagcaatgaatagcactaaatgaaatgaaagaacaaataagtgatctggaagagagaataatggaaatcacacagtcagaacagcagacagaaagacaaatgaaaaaaaaaatgatagcaaCATATGAAATCCATGGGATAAAATAAAGCATGCCCACCTACAcataataggggttccagaaggaaaagagacaaaaagGGGGATCGAAAATGTATTTggagaaattatggctgaaaaattcccaaacctaaggaaggaaacagatattcaagtacaggaaacacagaggatcccaaacaagatgaacccaaacagatccacagcaagacacatcataattaaaatggcaaaagttaaagagaggattctaaatgcagcaaaagaaaacaaagagtaagttacaagggaatccccataaggctgtcaactgatttctctgcagaaaccttgcaggccagaagggagtggcatgatatattcaaagtcctgaaagggaaaacctgaaaactagaatactctatccagcaagaatATCATTTAGCATAGAAGACAAGATAAAAAATTTCTCAGATAAgctaaaactaaaagaattcagcaatactaaacctaccctaaaagaaatattgaagggtcttctctaaatagaaaagaagcaagaatctataggaaatgGAAAACCATATGGGAAAGGCCAATATATAAAAGaattgaagatcacttaaataagccagtacatagtttaaaaaaacaatcaaaaattttGCAAAAGCGATGATAACTATTACAattaacagcaaaaggataagcatgaagatgtgAAACAGGACATCAAAATTGCAAAATGTGGGGGAGAGGAgtataaaaatgtagatcttttagaatgtgtttgaacttgtatgactatcagtttaaagcaagtagaCATAGTCATGGGTCAACATACTTGAAAACTagagtaaccacaaatcaaaaacatacaacagattcacaaaaagcaaaaagaaaggaattcaagcatactgaaaaagaaaatcatcaaaccacaaaaggaaaaacaaaaagaagaaatgaacaaagaagaactacaaaaacaactggaaaacaaggtttaaaatggcaataagtacatacctatcaatagttACTTTAAGTGTCAATGAACTAAATGATCCAATCAAATGACATACAGTAGCAGACTGGATTAAGAAAACCAAGAATCTACAATATGCTGccaacaagagactcacttcagggcgaaagacacacacagaatgaaggtgaggggatggaaaaatatatttcatgcaaatggaaatgacaagaaagcagaggTAGCAATACTcaaattagacaaaatagactttaaaccaaAGGCCATAAAGACAAATAAGGACATTATATaaagataaagggatcaatacaacaAGAGTATATTacattcattaacatatatgcacccaatattggagcacctaaatatcTAAAACAAATACTatcagacataaagggagaaactgacagcacTACATTAATAGTAGaaaactttaacaccccactgacattaatggacagatcatccagaaaaaaaaatcaataaggcaacagaggtcctaaatgacacaatagaccagttggacttaattgctatctacaggacactacatacaaaacaaacaaacaaacaacagaataccattcttttcttttttctttttttatatttatttatttattttttgcctgcatcgggtcttagttgccagaaaaccattcttttcaagtgcacatggaaccttCTCTAGAATGGACCACctgctaggtcacaaaacaagcctcaacaaatttaagagtatagaaattatttcaagcatcttttctgaccacaaccatatgaaactagaaatcaaccacagaaagaaaaacaagaaaagaaggaacacgtggaaactaaacaacatgctGCTAAAAAAAAACGAGTCAACgatgaaatcaaagaataaattggaaaatacctcaagacaaacgaaaatgaaaatacaaccttaCAAAATctctgagatgcagcaaaagcagttctaagaggggagttcatagtgatacaaaccttcctcaagaaataagaaaaatctcaaataaacacttaACCtatcacctaaaagaattagaaaaagaagaaaaaacaaaacccaaattcagaaggagaaagggaataataaagatcacagaggaaataaatacaatagagattaaaagaaacaacagaaaagatcaacaaaacaaagacctgtttttttgaaaagataaacaaaattgacaaacctcaaGCCAGGcttaccaagaagaaaagagagaggacccaaattaacaaaataagaaatgaaagagaagaaataacaactgaaactacagaaatacaaaaaaaaaatcataatactatgaacagttatatgctaggacaacctagaagaaatggacaagtttctagaaacatacagcttgCCAAAACTgggtcaagaagaaacagataatttgaacagagcaatcactagaagtgaaacagAATCTTTAATGAaattccctgcaaacaaaagtccaggactggacagcttcactggggaattctaccacacatacaaagaacttataccgatccttctcaaactattccaaaaaattgaagaggagggaacattcccaaattcattccATGAAGTCACTATCACCCCTAtaacaaaactagacaaagacactacaaaaagcgaaaattacaggtcaatatatttgatgagtatagatgcaaaaatcatcaacaaaatattggcaaactgaatccaacaatacataaaaaggatcatacaccatgatcaagttggattcatacCAGGgtcgcaaggatggttcaacatatgtaaatcaatcaatgtgctacaccacatcaacaaaagaaaaaacaaaaaccacacgatcatctcaatagatgcagaaaaagcatttgacaaaattcaatatccattcatgattaaaaactcttaccaaagtgggtatagaggggacatatctcaacataataaaaacaatatatgacaaacctacagtcaACATtatattcagcaatgaaaagctgaaagccttcacACTAAATTCAGAAACTAGATAAGGACCCCCAatatcaccacttctatttaacatagtattggaagaaCTAGCCCCAGGAATTAGgtacgaaaaagaaataaaaggtatatgaactggaaaggaagaggtaaaactgtcactatttgcagatgacatgatactctatatagagaaccctaaaatctccaaacaaaaactattagaactaatccaTGAATTCAGCAAGGGAGCAGGATACAAGAGTAAAATACATAAATccgttgcatttctttacactaacaatgaaataccagaaagagaaagtaaaaaaaaatcctgtttaaaatcgattaaaaaaattacctaggaataaacttaaccaaggaggttaaagacctatacactgaaaactataagacattgataaaagaaattgaagataagtCAAAGAAATGGAAGGATATCCCATGCtgctggattggaaaaattaatattgttaatatggccataatacccaaagcaatctagattcaatgtgatccctatcaaaatacgcatgacatttttcaaagaactagaacaaataatccaaaatttTATatgcaaccacaaaagacctagaattgccagagcaatcctgagaaaaaagaacaaagctggaggcataacccttccagacttcagactatactacaaagatacagtaatcaaaacagcatggtagtggcacaaaaacagacatatggatcaatggaacagaattgagagcccaaaaagaaacccacacacctatagtccATTAATCTACTACAAAGGAGATAAGAATATACCAAGGAGAAAAGGCTCtttaacaagtggtgttgggaaagctggacagctacatgtaaatcaatgaaattagaacactccctcataccatatacaaaaataaactcaaaatggtttaaagacctaaatataagacatgacaccctaaaactcccagaagagaacataggcaagacatcctgacataaattgtagcaatattttcttagatcaatctcccaaggcaaaagaaataaaagcaaaaataaacaaatgggacctaatcaaactaaaaagcttttgcaaagcataggaaaccatcagcaaaatgaaaagacaacctacaggatgggagaaaatatttgagaatgaTGTAAtggacaaggggttaatatccaaaatatacagttcatataactcaacattgaaaaaataaataaaaacaaacaacccaatcaaaaattcagcagaagacctaaatagacatttatccatagaagacatacaggtgcatggaaagatgctctaattattagagaaatgcaagtcaaaaccatgatgaggtagcacctcataccagtcagaatggctatcatcaaaaagtctacaaataataaatgctggagaggatatggagaaaagggaacctctctacattgttggtgggaatgtaaattggtgcagccactttggaaaacagtatagaggtgccttaaaaaactgaaaatagagctaccatatgatccagcaattccactcctgggtatatacctggaaaagacaaaaactctaattcaaaaagatacacacaccccagtgttcacagcagcactatttacaatagccaagatatggaaacatcccaaatgcctatcaacagatgattggcataagaagatgtgatatatatacacaatggagtatcactcagccataaaaatgaatgaaatattgccatttgcagcaacatcattggacctagaaaatattatgcttaatgaagcaagtcagataaagacaaatattatatgatatcacttatatgtggaatctgaaaaaataatacaaatgaatatgtatacaaaacagaaatagactcacagacatcaaaagcaaacttatggttaccaaaggggaaaggtggggagagggataaattaggagtttgggattaacagatacaaagtactatacataaaacagataagcaacatgGATTTACTGTatcacacagggaactatattcaatatcttgtaataacctataatggaaaataatctgaaaaatataactgaatcactttgctgtaacctgaaactaacacaatattgtaaatcaactgtatttcaataaataataataataaaaagaagaaggagcAGTAAATATAGGGAATTGAGTAGACAAGTACTGGAGAACTGAAAAGGTAGAGGGGGAACTGCAGTAACATAGAGATAATAAATACAGGAAGTAGCTACCACCCCTAGGGATGACGGAACGAAGGGAAGAGGTTGGGTTATTAAAAACCACAAACTTGGAGGAGGGACTTACAGAGATGGGATCCAGACCTCTGAAGAAGGGTGCTGTCTAGCTGTGCAGGTTCCTCAAGAGTCAAACAAAAGACTTAAAGTCAGGCGTTAGTCCTTGAAAAGGTtgttttacttctactttttatAGAAAGCATCCCCTTCTTTAAGGCATTTTACTTCCACCTATTGGAGAACTGTCATAACGCACTGAATTTGTTGGGACAAGATGCTTCAATACCATAAGTAAACCTACAATATCCACAGTGAGAATGGTACTCTCTGCATGTGGCACAGGGGGGCCACTGGCTATCCCctgtcttccaaaaatttgctgAGTTATTTCATTCCCTTATGtatcctttctcattttctttgatcttttttattcctttctataATTTTAATGTGGTATCAAGAGTATCATGATAAATGCATGCAATCAATAAACTATCTTTAGTCGGCAATTATATATAAGTTAATTAGTTATACATGATTTTAATAGTTAGTAAATTACTTATTATAGAATAAAGTTGtattaaaattcatttgtaattttaacatatttattatatCTCTTCACATCATTTGTTTTGTAGGTTCAAAGGAAACaattaaacatgaaaattataattGAATTGCAATCTTGTATTGGTATAAAACATATCAGCAAATAAGATGTCTGAAAAGAAGGGTACTTCAGAAGAGCTAGAGGATCTCACTAGTCAATTTAGGAAAGAATCTAGATCACGGTTAGTGGAGGAATCTGGAGTTATTAAAGAAACATCAAACTCTCTAAAGGAAGCTTCTGATGGAACCACTTCCAACCAAATTTGTAAAGCGCGTCCTAGAAAAAATACATTAGGTATATGTGATGATACATCAACATCCTCCTCTGGAAGTAAatctaagagaaatgaagaacaaaggaaaactcttcaattttctgaaacAATCGCTGCATATGACAGCTTGCAGTCAAAAAGTGAAATTTCACAAAGTTCATCATTATCAGTTACTATGATGAGTGCTGAATATCAGGCTTTCGTTGACTCCCTAACTCATGAAACATTAGAAAAAATTAGTCCACAACTCTCTGAAGAAAATCAGAAAGGACTTGGCTTAGGATCAGATAACTTTACAGTTAACCTCAAAGCCAAGGGTTTACAGGAATTCcctaaggacattttaaaaatcaaatatgtaaaatatctcTATTTAGATGAGaatgaaatcaaaagttttaaagGGGCAGACTCCAGTGATCTGCTAGGACTTGAAATTCTATCCATGCAAGAAAATGGGTTATCATCACTTCCATCTGAAATTCAGTTACTTCATAATTTAAAGCTATTAAATGTCAGTCACAACCAAATATCACATATCCCTAAAGAAATATCACAGCTTGGGACTATCAGGCAACTGTTTTTAAATAACAACTGCATTGAGGATTTTCCTTCTGGCTTGGAAAGTCTTGGAaacttagaaattttaaatttggcTAAAAATAAGTTAAGAAATATACCAGATACTCTGTCTAGTTTGAAAAACTTGAGAGCTCTCAATCTGGAATATAATCAGTTAACAGTATTTCCTAAAGCTCTGTGCTTCCTTCCAAAGTTAATTTTACTAAACCTTTCTGGAAACCTGATAAACAGTTTGCCAAAAGAAATCAAGGAacttaaaaatttagaaatacttTTACTTGATCACAATAAACTTACCTTTTTGGCCGTGGAAATTTTTCAGTTGCTCAAAATGAAAGAACTCCAATTGACAGACAATAAATTGGAAGTTATTTCACACAAAATTGAGAATTTTAGGGAACTTAGGATTCTAATACttgataaaaatttattgaaagacaTACCAGAGAAAATTTCCCACTGCGTAATGTTGGAATGCCTTAGTCTTAGTGATAATAAGTTAACAGAACTTCCTAAGAACATCCATAagcttaaaaatttaagaaaactccaTATAAACAGAAATAATATAGTGAAAATACCTGAATATATTTCACATCTTAATAATATGTTCAGCCTCGAATTTTCAGGAAATTTAATCGCAGACTTTCctattgaaataaaaaactgcagaaaaataactaaagttGAATTGAGCTATAATAGAATAATGTATTTTCCACTAGGTTTGTGTGCTTTAGATTCTCTTTATTATTTGGGTTTTAATGGAAATTATATTTCAGAAATACCTGTAGATATATCTTTCAGTAAACAACTGCTTCATTTAGAATTGAATGAAAACAAACTCCTAATATTTTCTGAGCACTTATGTTCTCTTATTAATCTTGAATACCTTGATcttggtaaaaacaaaataaggaaaattcAACCATCTATTTCCAATATGGTATCGCTCCGTGTTCTTATTTTATGCTGTAATAAGTTGGAAACGTTCCCCATAGAAGTGTGTACTTTAGAAAATTTGCAAGTACTTGATTTTTCAGAAAACCAAATACAGACTATTCCTTCAGAGATCTGTAACTTAAAAGGAATCCAGAAATTAAACATCTCAAGcaatcaatttatatattttcctattGAACTTTGCCAACTTCAATCACTGGAAGAGCTGAATATAAGCCAGATAAATGGGAGAAAGGTAAGAGACGGATATTTAGGACTTTGTGGGGGAAGGCATGACTGAAAGGGATCAGAATCTAAGCTGtagtgtccgtgtgtgtgtgtgtgtgtgtgtgtgtgtgtgtgtttaatttagcTGGAATACTTTATTTTGTAAaggataggtttttttttaaaacctcaaatACGGCTTACAAATAAACTTTTCAACACAAGAGTTTTAtaggaaaatatttcattaaaatgaaatccCAAGTAATTAAAGCTGACAATTTtacatacttatttttatttcagtttaacTGTGAAAGGAGTTTTAAAGTTATGGATGTAATATAAACACATTACTGAAAATTTGTGAAAttgagaaaaagaagtaaaaaaattcCACAAGCATACCATCATAATATAACTACTGGTCATATGTTGATACAACTTACTTTCACTCTTGCTTTTTCTTATGTATATGATTTTATCAGCAATTATGATTTTTATAAGCAATTTTTATAAGCAATTATAAAAATACTGTACACTcagttttaaagtcttttattttcacttaacaTGTAAGAATTTACCCATGACATAACATAATCGTCCCAATAATTGTTATAACCAATACGTGATTTATGTAACTAAACCTCTGTTGTTAAGCATTTAGTGATGCTGTAATTGTTCATcatcataaataatgctgtgatgaatttcttcataaatatagcatttttcatattttaccaTTTCCCTAGGGAATTCTCCCTAAAGAATTGCTAGATCAATGGGTATAAATGTTCTTAC is drawn from Eschrichtius robustus isolate mEscRob2 chromosome 8, mEscRob2.pri, whole genome shotgun sequence and contains these coding sequences:
- the LRRD1 gene encoding leucine-rich repeat and death domain-containing protein 1, which encodes MSEKKGTSEELEDLTSQFRKESRSRLVEESGVIKETSNSLKEASDGTTSNQICKARPRKNTLGICDDTSTSSSGSKSKRNEEQRKTLQFSETIAAYDSLQSKSEISQSSSLSVTMMSAEYQAFVDSLTHETLEKISPQLSEENQKGLGLGSDNFTVNLKAKGLQEFPKDILKIKYVKYLYLDENEIKSFKGADSSDLLGLEILSMQENGLSSLPSEIQLLHNLKLLNVSHNQISHIPKEISQLGTIRQLFLNNNCIEDFPSGLESLGNLEILNLAKNKLRNIPDTLSSLKNLRALNLEYNQLTVFPKALCFLPKLILLNLSGNLINSLPKEIKELKNLEILLLDHNKLTFLAVEIFQLLKMKELQLTDNKLEVISHKIENFRELRILILDKNLLKDIPEKISHCVMLECLSLSDNKLTELPKNIHKLKNLRKLHINRNNIVKIPEYISHLNNMFSLEFSGNLIADFPIEIKNCRKITKVELSYNRIMYFPLGLCALDSLYYLGFNGNYISEIPVDISFSKQLLHLELNENKLLIFSEHLCSLINLEYLDLGKNKIRKIQPSISNMVSLRVLILCCNKLETFPIEVCTLENLQVLDFSENQIQTIPSEICNLKGIQKLNISSNQFIYFPIELCQLQSLEELNISQINGRKLTRLPEELSNMTQLKGLDISNNAIREMPRNIGELRGLVSLNAYNNQIRYLPPSFLSLNALQQLNLSGNNLTALPSSIYNLFSLKEINFDDNPLLRPPMEICKGKQLYTIARYLQRADERDEKILAKIFKIIANNITETNFQFLCQKLNLAITETDKSTMSTVSLSERVHRTLDKWKMETNNLSVTTAALRDQLTRALTMIGAYEIMDKITALKLFTCAIKF